In a single window of the Planctomycetia bacterium genome:
- a CDS encoding 1-deoxy-D-xylulose-5-phosphate reductoisomerase yields MPKRVIILGSTGSIGCNALAVAESLPGEFEIVGLAGLRSWEKMARQVARHKPKAVVLTESDAAEHLARRLREEHSHTQVWTGADSLVRLVKELDVDFVLSSIVGVAGLPATLAAVERGVTVGLANKESLVVAGELMVSAARKSGAKLLPVDSEHSAVFQSLHSGKMDEVERIFLTASGGPFRTWPLEQMRTASVEDAMRHPTWAMGPKITIDSATMMNKALEVIEAKWLFDIEPDRIEVVIHPESIIHSMVAFHDGSIVAQMGRPDMRTPIQYAMTYPRRLAGCGDRMDFSRLERMHFEPPDLERFPSLRLGHEVARLGGTAGAAMNAANEAAVALFREGKIGFLDIASVTEDVLRRHRFEDLPSIDALMRIDGWARKEVNECCAAKS; encoded by the coding sequence ATGCCCAAGCGGGTCATCATTCTCGGTTCCACCGGGTCCATCGGTTGCAATGCCCTTGCCGTGGCGGAGAGTCTGCCCGGCGAATTTGAGATTGTCGGGCTCGCGGGTCTGCGCAGCTGGGAGAAGATGGCCCGGCAGGTGGCGCGTCATAAGCCGAAGGCCGTGGTGCTGACGGAGTCGGACGCGGCGGAGCATCTGGCCCGTCGATTGCGCGAGGAACACTCGCACACGCAGGTGTGGACCGGGGCCGATTCGCTGGTTCGGCTGGTGAAAGAGCTGGACGTCGATTTCGTTTTGTCATCCATCGTCGGGGTGGCGGGTTTGCCTGCGACGCTGGCGGCGGTCGAGCGCGGGGTGACGGTCGGCCTTGCCAACAAGGAGTCGCTGGTTGTCGCCGGGGAGCTGATGGTTTCCGCGGCCAGGAAGAGCGGGGCGAAGCTGCTGCCGGTCGACAGCGAGCACTCTGCGGTTTTCCAGTCGCTGCACTCGGGAAAGATGGATGAGGTCGAGCGCATCTTCCTGACGGCATCGGGGGGACCATTTCGGACGTGGCCGCTGGAGCAAATGCGGACCGCGTCGGTCGAGGACGCCATGCGTCACCCGACGTGGGCGATGGGTCCCAAAATCACGATCGACAGCGCTACGATGATGAATAAGGCCCTTGAGGTGATCGAGGCCAAGTGGTTGTTTGATATCGAGCCGGATCGTATTGAAGTCGTGATTCATCCCGAGTCGATCATTCATTCGATGGTCGCGTTCCACGACGGGTCGATCGTCGCCCAGATGGGCCGTCCGGATATGCGGACGCCCATTCAGTATGCGATGACGTACCCTCGGCGGCTGGCGGGCTGCGGCGATCGGATGGATTTCTCGCGACTGGAGCGGATGCACTTCGAGCCGCCGGATTTGGAGCGATTTCCGTCGCTGCGTCTGGGGCACGAGGTGGCGCGGCTCGGCGGGACGGCCGGGGCGGCCATGAACGCGGCCAATGAGGCGGCGGTGGCGCTCTTCCGCGAAGGGAAGATCGGCTTTCTGGATATTGCTTCCGTTACTGAGGACGTCCTTCGACGTCATCGCTTTGAAGACCTGCCGAGCATCGATGCGCTGATGCGGATCGACGGCTGGGCCAGGAAAGAGGTTAACGAATGTTGCGCGGCGAAGAGTTGA